From the genome of Gracilibacillus salitolerans, one region includes:
- a CDS encoding PQQ-dependent sugar dehydrogenase gives MLNREWFILLFILFFITACSADKQPKLIEEQPNSSSETKNKDQSDITEIAEEQEVIAENLNVPWAIETADDTFYLTERPGSIVKIENGQVERQNVELEKELATAAEAGLLGFVFDQDFSESNLAYAYYTYKDDTGQFNRIVRLRLDDDTWTEEEVLLDKIPSGAYHHGGRLKIGPDHKLYATAGDASDAEIAQQNESLGGKILRMNLDGSIPADNPFEDSYVYSLGHRNPQGLTWDKDGTLYASEHGNSANDEVNKLEAGQNYGWPIIEGKEEQQGMITPLFTSGADTTWAPSGIDYHDGKLYVATLRGEAVIEFDLETGDQKEVVSELGRVRDVLIKDNNLYIITNNTDGRGNPEEDDDILYKVSLSDID, from the coding sequence ATGTTGAATAGAGAATGGTTCATATTGTTATTTATTCTATTTTTTATCACTGCTTGCTCCGCAGATAAACAACCAAAATTGATTGAAGAACAGCCAAATAGCTCCAGTGAGACTAAGAATAAAGACCAATCAGATATAACGGAAATTGCAGAAGAGCAGGAAGTGATTGCAGAAAATCTGAATGTTCCATGGGCCATTGAAACAGCAGATGACACTTTTTACCTAACGGAAAGACCAGGAAGTATTGTGAAGATTGAAAATGGACAAGTCGAAAGACAAAATGTTGAACTTGAAAAAGAGCTTGCCACCGCTGCAGAAGCGGGTCTGTTAGGTTTCGTATTTGATCAGGATTTCTCTGAATCCAATCTGGCATACGCTTATTACACCTATAAGGATGATACAGGTCAATTTAATCGGATTGTGAGACTTCGTTTAGATGACGATACATGGACGGAGGAAGAGGTGTTACTCGATAAAATCCCAAGTGGAGCTTATCATCATGGAGGAAGGTTAAAGATAGGGCCTGATCATAAATTATATGCCACAGCTGGGGATGCATCTGATGCTGAAATTGCCCAGCAAAATGAATCATTAGGTGGAAAAATCCTGAGAATGAACCTTGATGGTTCAATACCTGCCGATAATCCATTTGAAGATTCTTATGTTTATAGTCTTGGACACCGTAATCCTCAAGGCTTAACATGGGATAAAGATGGTACACTATATGCAAGTGAACATGGCAACAGTGCGAATGATGAAGTAAATAAATTGGAAGCTGGTCAGAATTATGGTTGGCCTATCATTGAAGGCAAGGAAGAGCAACAAGGTATGATTACGCCATTATTTACCTCAGGAGCAGATACAACTTGGGCTCCATCTGGTATCGATTATCACGATGGTAAATTATATGTAGCTACTTTGAGAGGGGAAGCTGTAATAGAATTTGATCTTGAAACAGGGGACCAAAAGGAAGTTGTTTCAGAACTTGGCAGAGTACGAGATGTATTAATTAAGGATAATAACTTATATATTATTACGAATAATACTGATGGACGTGGAAATCCAGAAGAGGATGATGACATACTTTATAAAGTTTCACTATCAGATATAGACTGA
- a CDS encoding ATP-grasp domain-containing protein, whose translation MKLVSFNAFRTIGIPGVRYIKPEHMFNEIDIIKEADLILFPETWQVSTLVYGLKKQIFPSIETMQIGANKIEMTRALWSVAKENVPYTEILASTDRNIAHILETFPFPFVAKEAKNSMGKGVFLIENNAHFINYARNNDVLYVQEYLPNDGKDLRVCVVGDQIHDAYWRIGLEGEFLHNVARGGEVSHQFIPAEALALVSKVANLLHIDHAGFDILVSEGKYYILEFNVLFGNQGLTNQKMTVAQAIHHYISKQFVPPHPTSPTPGKVIS comes from the coding sequence ATGAAACTAGTTTCTTTTAACGCCTTTCGAACGATTGGAATACCAGGAGTACGCTATATTAAGCCAGAGCATATGTTTAATGAGATCGATATAATTAAAGAAGCAGATCTTATTCTGTTTCCGGAAACATGGCAAGTCTCAACTCTTGTTTATGGGTTGAAAAAGCAAATTTTCCCGAGCATTGAGACGATGCAAATCGGTGCTAATAAAATTGAGATGACCCGGGCACTGTGGTCGGTTGCGAAAGAGAATGTTCCTTACACAGAAATTTTGGCAAGTACAGATAGAAATATCGCACATATTTTAGAGACCTTTCCCTTCCCTTTTGTTGCGAAAGAAGCAAAAAATTCGATGGGAAAAGGGGTATTTCTAATTGAAAATAATGCACACTTTATAAACTATGCTCGTAATAACGATGTACTCTATGTGCAAGAATATTTGCCGAATGACGGGAAGGATTTGCGTGTTTGTGTCGTTGGTGATCAAATTCATGACGCTTATTGGCGTATTGGGCTCGAAGGAGAATTTCTCCACAATGTAGCAAGAGGTGGAGAGGTTAGTCATCAATTTATTCCGGCAGAGGCATTGGCATTAGTTTCGAAGGTTGCCAATCTATTACATATTGATCATGCTGGATTTGATATTCTAGTAAGTGAAGGGAAATATTATATTTTGGAGTTTAATGTGTTGTTTGGGAATCAAGGACTAACAAATCAAAAAATGACAGTTGCACAAGCAATTCACCATTATATATCGAAACAGTTTGTACCACCACACCCAACCTCACCTACACCAGGAAAAGTTATTTCTTAA
- a CDS encoding nucleobase:cation symporter-2 family protein produces MKLTKGKMASLGLQHVLAMYAGAVIVPLIVGASIGLANEQLTYLISIDILMCGVASILQVWKNKFTGIGLPVVLGCTFTAVGPIIAIGNQYGITSVYGSILVSGLVVVLIAKFFSKLIKFFPPVVTGSVVTIIGITLIPVAMNDLAGGEGSADYGSFTNLALGFGTLLVILLIFRFGKGFVQAIAILLGILLGTVTAYFMGMVDLSPVGESTWLHLPTPFHFGTPEFHLTPILTMTLVAIVSLVESTGVYFALGDICDKKLEDKDLEKGYRAEGVAIIFGGIFNSFPYTTFSQNVGLIQLSGVRTNNVIYTAGVMLILLGLVPKIGALTLVIPSAVLGGAMVAMFGMVIAYGIKMLSNVDFASQENLLIVACSVGMGLGVTVVPEIFAGLPESITILTESGIVIGSLTAICLNVIFNFRKTDQTNMKDSEKAA; encoded by the coding sequence ATGAAATTAACAAAAGGGAAAATGGCATCATTAGGTTTACAGCATGTGTTAGCAATGTATGCGGGGGCAGTAATTGTACCCTTGATTGTCGGAGCGAGCATCGGTCTTGCAAATGAGCAACTCACTTACTTGATTTCGATTGATATATTAATGTGTGGGGTAGCGAGTATCCTACAGGTTTGGAAGAATAAATTCACTGGGATTGGCTTACCTGTTGTTTTAGGTTGTACCTTTACAGCAGTTGGTCCGATCATCGCAATTGGGAATCAATATGGTATTACTTCCGTTTATGGATCGATTCTTGTATCAGGTTTAGTAGTCGTATTAATTGCGAAATTTTTCAGTAAGTTGATCAAGTTCTTCCCACCAGTCGTTACCGGTTCTGTCGTCACGATTATAGGGATTACGTTAATTCCAGTAGCAATGAATGATTTGGCTGGGGGAGAGGGAAGTGCTGATTATGGTAGCTTCACTAATTTAGCACTAGGTTTTGGAACACTACTCGTGATTTTGTTAATTTTTCGTTTTGGTAAAGGCTTTGTTCAAGCAATTGCTATATTACTTGGTATATTATTAGGAACTGTAACGGCCTATTTTATGGGAATGGTTGATTTAAGTCCTGTAGGAGAAAGTACATGGCTGCATTTGCCAACACCATTCCACTTTGGAACACCTGAGTTTCATTTAACACCTATTTTAACGATGACGCTAGTAGCTATTGTAAGTCTAGTTGAATCAACAGGGGTATATTTTGCTTTAGGAGATATATGTGATAAGAAGTTGGAAGATAAAGATTTGGAAAAAGGTTATCGTGCAGAAGGTGTCGCAATTATATTCGGTGGTATATTTAACTCTTTTCCGTATACAACCTTCTCACAAAATGTCGGTTTAATTCAATTATCCGGCGTACGCACTAATAATGTTATTTACACAGCAGGAGTTATGTTGATTCTACTTGGCCTTGTACCAAAAATTGGGGCATTAACGTTGGTTATCCCAAGTGCAGTATTAGGGGGAGCAATGGTAGCGATGTTTGGAATGGTCATTGCTTACGGGATTAAAATGTTAAGTAATGTTGATTTCGCATCACAAGAAAATTTATTAATTGTTGCATGTTCTGTAGGAATGGGATTAGGTGTAACAGTTGTACCAGAAATCTTTGCTGGATTGCCTGAAAGTATAACGATATTAACCGAAAGCGGAATTGTAATTGGGAGCTTAACAGCAATTTGTTTAAATGTTATTTTTAATTTTAGAAAGACAGATCAAACTAATATGAAAGACTCAGAAAAAGCAGCATAA
- a CDS encoding xanthine phosphoribosyltransferase, whose protein sequence is MEKLQQKIIEEGVALSDTVLKVDKFLNHQIDPQLMHEIGKEFVKRFENKKITKIVTLESSGIAPAVMAGLILDVPVVFARKKKSLTLKDGLITSTVYSYTKQETNEISVAEKFLSKDDHVLIIDDFLANGQAALALIDIVEKTNAEVTGIGIVIEKAFQDGGDILRNKGYQIESLARIKSLGNKSIEFVSEKEYAQ, encoded by the coding sequence ATGGAAAAACTACAACAGAAAATAATCGAAGAAGGGGTAGCACTCTCAGATACGGTGTTAAAAGTGGATAAATTCCTTAATCATCAAATTGATCCACAATTAATGCATGAGATAGGCAAAGAATTTGTCAAACGATTTGAAAATAAAAAGATTACAAAAATCGTTACACTTGAATCATCTGGCATAGCCCCTGCTGTCATGGCGGGATTAATCTTAGATGTTCCAGTTGTTTTTGCCCGTAAGAAAAAATCTCTTACTTTAAAGGACGGGCTGATCACTTCTACTGTTTATTCTTATACAAAACAAGAAACAAACGAAATATCGGTTGCAGAAAAATTTCTGAGCAAAGATGATCATGTATTAATCATTGATGATTTTCTTGCCAATGGACAAGCAGCATTAGCTCTTATCGATATCGTAGAAAAAACAAATGCAGAGGTAACAGGTATTGGCATTGTGATTGAAAAGGCCTTTCAAGATGGTGGAGACATATTACGTAACAAAGGTTATCAGATAGAGTCGTTAGCACGAATAAAATCTTTGGGAAACAAAAGTATTGAATTTGTCAGCGAGAAGGAGTATGCACAATGA
- a CDS encoding dihydrofolate reductase family protein, with the protein MRKIISQMMITVNGLVEGPHHELDWHVIDNEYYQYNDKLFRKVDTLLFGRVTFQHMEAFWQTPVAYEKFPETAERMNQYDKIVFSNTLDQVTWQNTSLITGKEFEKQLRQLKKQNGKDMLVLGSSDLVSALTEYGLVDEYHLIVNPVALAAGKRLWSGLNHSITLQLIDSNVFQSGNVLLRYHRRNHEYSDE; encoded by the coding sequence ATGAGAAAAATCATAAGTCAGATGATGATAACAGTGAATGGCTTGGTCGAAGGACCTCATCATGAATTAGATTGGCATGTAATAGATAACGAATATTATCAGTACAACGATAAGCTCTTTAGAAAAGTGGATACTTTATTATTTGGAAGAGTAACTTTTCAGCATATGGAAGCCTTTTGGCAAACTCCCGTTGCTTATGAGAAATTTCCAGAGACAGCTGAAAGGATGAATCAGTATGATAAAATCGTATTTTCTAATACATTAGATCAGGTAACCTGGCAAAATACCAGCTTAATCACTGGAAAGGAATTCGAAAAACAACTGAGGCAATTAAAGAAGCAAAACGGAAAGGATATGTTAGTGTTGGGTAGCTCAGATTTGGTGTCAGCTTTAACCGAGTATGGACTTGTCGATGAGTACCATTTGATCGTTAATCCAGTTGCATTGGCAGCAGGTAAGAGGTTATGGAGCGGTTTAAACCATTCCATAACATTACAGCTAATAGATAGTAACGTATTCCAATCAGGTAATGTGTTGTTACGTTATCACAGGCGCAATCACGAATATTCTGATGAATAA
- a CDS encoding dihydrofolate reductase family protein has protein sequence MRKVIYSQMVSVDGYMEDQNGSIDWSKPDEEVFQHIIDQEKTFDTHLYGRKTYENMAGHWPYVVDDPESSSQDKEWARMWVDMKKIVFSKTLDKAEWNSKIVKDNLREEIEKEKALPGKNLSLGGATIAQTLMELDVIDEYWLYVHPVTLGGGKPMFHKQLTLQLIEARSFASGIVLLRYRKRGE, from the coding sequence ATGAGGAAAGTAATCTATTCCCAAATGGTGTCTGTCGACGGTTATATGGAAGATCAGAATGGAAGTATTGATTGGAGCAAGCCTGACGAGGAAGTATTTCAACATATTATCGACCAGGAAAAAACGTTTGATACACATCTATATGGTCGAAAAACATATGAAAATATGGCTGGTCACTGGCCATACGTGGTGGACGATCCTGAAAGTAGTTCCCAGGATAAAGAGTGGGCGCGCATGTGGGTTGATATGAAAAAGATTGTTTTCTCCAAAACATTAGATAAAGCGGAGTGGAACAGTAAAATAGTAAAAGATAACCTCCGAGAGGAAATCGAGAAAGAAAAAGCATTACCTGGAAAAAACTTGTCTCTCGGAGGGGCAACAATAGCACAAACTTTGATGGAATTAGATGTAATCGATGAATATTGGCTATATGTCCACCCTGTCACCCTTGGAGGTGGTAAACCGATGTTTCACAAGCAACTAACATTACAATTAATCGAAGCTCGATCCTTTGCCTCGGGAATCGTGTTATTGCGATACCGAAAGAGAGGAGAATAG
- a CDS encoding winged helix-turn-helix transcriptional regulator, whose protein sequence is MHVKEAIQFTHLLSGRWVLPILIHLQSSGGRFTPLQKKLGISPSRLSDNLTKLVSAEVVQRLTPYERRHPLLPEYKLTPYGNSLLEIAMVIQAAEEAINHGPLHRKTWNWPILLALLHQYARFQSILELLGNPSPRILSTRLNELCEMWLVKKEIKEEPKLVYTYKINESYRSSLSAVWKKVSEIEEHKPYTKD, encoded by the coding sequence ATGCATGTAAAAGAAGCAATTCAATTTACACATCTACTATCCGGGCGCTGGGTTCTGCCAATACTTATTCATTTACAGTCTTCGGGTGGGCGTTTTACACCACTGCAAAAAAAGCTTGGGATATCACCATCAAGACTAAGTGATAATTTGACAAAGCTAGTTTCTGCGGAAGTAGTGCAGCGTTTAACACCCTATGAACGACGACATCCATTATTGCCTGAATACAAATTGACTCCGTATGGGAACAGCTTATTAGAAATCGCAATGGTCATCCAAGCGGCTGAAGAAGCCATTAACCACGGACCATTACATCGAAAAACCTGGAATTGGCCTATCTTGCTAGCTTTATTACATCAGTATGCTCGCTTTCAATCTATATTAGAGCTGCTGGGCAACCCATCACCAAGAATACTTTCTACGAGATTGAATGAATTGTGTGAAATGTGGCTTGTAAAGAAAGAAATCAAGGAAGAACCTAAGCTAGTATATACGTATAAAATAAACGAATCCTATCGTTCTTCATTGTCCGCTGTCTGGAAGAAAGTGTCAGAAATAGAAGAGCATAAACCCTACACCAAAGATTAA
- a CDS encoding VOC family protein — MYKSGLTIWYNVKSMDESVKYFTEGLGFSLDFKDEEQRIAMITTNTKDYCIGFAEAETIAPVTSSAVFEVEDIEKTYVELKERGIQFTGEIETIPNLVKLATFQDPDGNSFELSQTLTD; from the coding sequence ATGTATAAGTCAGGTTTAACCATTTGGTACAATGTAAAGAGCATGGATGAGTCAGTTAAGTATTTTACAGAGGGATTGGGATTTTCTTTAGATTTTAAGGATGAGGAACAGCGGATTGCGATGATCACAACGAACACAAAGGATTATTGCATAGGTTTTGCTGAAGCAGAAACGATCGCACCTGTCACTTCATCAGCTGTATTTGAAGTAGAAGATATTGAAAAGACTTATGTAGAATTGAAGGAAAGAGGCATTCAATTTACAGGCGAGATTGAAACAATCCCTAACCTTGTAAAATTGGCAACTTTCCAGGATCCGGATGGCAACAGTTTTGAATTATCACAAACTTTAACAGACTAA
- a CDS encoding permease: MSSFISFIQQFLFLFLELTVLFIVISFMVSLIQQKVTEEQIKEILHRPNKWSGYLYGTGLGALTPFCSCSTIPILAGLLSSKAPFGPSMSFLVASPLLNPVIVILLWTFLGWEITVYYFVIVWIFAMVIGFVWEKFGFRTLVKDVRVRRKDSTKVESTVPKWKLALQDAWEFFIPVLPFLVLGVFIGAFIYNFVPESFIIQVAGSDKPWTIPIASIIGIPMYIRAEVMLPIGDALITKGMGIGAVIALLIGGAGASLPEVVLLSKLFKRKLVIAFVLSILFVAISTGFMIQLIL, translated from the coding sequence ATGTCAAGCTTTATTTCGTTTATTCAACAGTTCCTATTTTTATTTTTAGAATTGACTGTACTATTTATTGTGATCAGCTTTATGGTGAGCTTGATTCAACAAAAAGTGACAGAAGAACAAATTAAAGAAATACTTCACCGACCAAATAAATGGAGTGGCTATCTATATGGTACTGGTTTAGGTGCTTTAACGCCTTTTTGTTCTTGTTCGACTATTCCTATATTAGCTGGATTGTTATCTTCTAAGGCGCCATTTGGACCATCGATGTCATTCTTGGTAGCTTCACCTTTGTTGAATCCAGTAATCGTCATCTTACTGTGGACATTTCTAGGATGGGAGATAACGGTGTATTATTTCGTTATTGTCTGGATATTTGCCATGGTAATTGGCTTTGTTTGGGAAAAATTTGGCTTTCGTACATTAGTTAAAGATGTTCGTGTCAGAAGAAAAGATTCGACTAAGGTTGAATCAACTGTTCCCAAGTGGAAGCTGGCACTACAGGATGCATGGGAATTTTTTATTCCGGTATTACCATTTCTTGTCTTAGGTGTATTTATTGGTGCATTTATCTATAACTTTGTTCCGGAATCGTTCATTATCCAGGTTGCTGGTAGTGATAAACCATGGACCATCCCAATCGCCTCGATTATCGGAATCCCGATGTACATTCGCGCCGAAGTGATGTTGCCAATTGGTGATGCATTGATTACTAAAGGAATGGGTATCGGAGCAGTCATTGCACTGCTTATTGGTGGAGCAGGAGCAAGCTTGCCAGAGGTGGTTTTACTGAGCAAATTATTTAAGCGTAAGCTAGTTATTGCATTTGTATTATCTATCTTATTTGTCGCTATTTCGACTGGTTTTATGATTCAACTCATTCTTTAA
- a CDS encoding MarR family winged helix-turn-helix transcriptional regulator gives MDKSSNKKQDIQEMRHLFVILSRQFGLLQKESSQCCGVTTIQSHILYEIKQGHHMTLNELAQRLCLDNSTTSRHIHGLVEKEYVVRLPHPEDRRYVTLELSEKGKALEEEITEMMTTSIMDMFKHLPEEKMTSMRTEIKDLTEIMRKSDMCCYPPF, from the coding sequence ATGGATAAAAGTAGTAACAAAAAACAGGATATTCAAGAAATGCGTCATTTGTTTGTGATTCTTTCAAGACAGTTCGGATTATTGCAAAAAGAAAGCTCCCAATGTTGTGGAGTCACAACCATTCAAAGTCATATTCTTTATGAAATTAAACAGGGCCATCATATGACATTAAATGAATTAGCCCAAAGGCTTTGTTTAGACAACAGTACTACAAGTCGTCATATCCATGGATTAGTGGAAAAAGAGTATGTAGTCCGATTGCCACATCCTGAAGATCGACGTTATGTCACGTTGGAATTATCGGAAAAGGGTAAAGCGTTAGAGGAAGAGATCACTGAGATGATGACAACAAGTATTATGGATATGTTTAAACATTTACCAGAGGAGAAAATGACTAGTATGAGGACGGAGATCAAAGATCTAACAGAAATAATGCGAAAAAGTGATATGTGTTGTTATCCTCCATTCTAA
- a CDS encoding ABC transporter ATP-binding protein, translated as MFSVFNKLSWFFKEQWMRYTIAITALIIVSFIDLIPPKLVGMTIDAIQYNELTAAQLTEIMVIFISLIIISYAIMFLWDYNLFGGSLLLERKMRSNLMSHFLKMSPRFYSKNRTGDLMARSTNDLKAIMMTAGFGILTLVDSTVFMLFIILMMGFTISWQLTLAALIPMPVMALIVHKYGKIIHTRFTAAQSAFSELNNYTLESVRGVRVTRAFVQENHDLERFSGMTEEVFQKNKAVAKMEAFFEPTIKVLVGISYTIGLGYGALMVFENRISLGDLVAFNVYLGMLIWPMFAIGELINVMQRGNASIDRVDNVLTQQSDVQNPTKPAFVKVPEVIHFKNVIFTYPGAVGRQLDNINLTINRGETIGIVGKTGAGKTTLFKQLLREYVPPKGKLTINDTPINRFTLDTTRSWIGYVPQEHVLFSKTVKENLLFGCGEKSMEEINHILESASLKDDIEALPKGLKTLVGESGVTLSGGQKQRVSLARALLMDPEILILDDSLSAVDGKTEANIITHLRKERQGKTTLIAAHRLSAVKHADQIIVLEDGQITERGTHEELMRHDGWYKEQFNIQQMESEVK; from the coding sequence ATGTTTTCCGTTTTCAACAAATTATCTTGGTTCTTCAAAGAACAATGGATGCGCTATACGATTGCAATTACTGCATTAATCATCGTTAGTTTTATTGACTTGATTCCTCCCAAACTAGTGGGGATGACGATTGATGCCATTCAATACAATGAACTGACAGCAGCACAATTAACCGAGATCATGGTTATATTTATTAGTTTAATTATCATCAGTTATGCGATTATGTTTCTTTGGGACTACAATCTATTTGGAGGTTCTTTATTATTAGAAAGAAAAATGCGTTCCAATTTAATGAGCCATTTTCTAAAGATGAGTCCGAGATTTTATAGTAAAAATCGCACCGGAGACTTAATGGCACGCTCCACCAATGATTTAAAAGCCATTATGATGACTGCCGGTTTCGGAATTCTTACTTTAGTAGATTCTACCGTTTTTATGTTATTCATTATCCTGATGATGGGCTTTACCATCAGTTGGCAGCTGACGCTTGCCGCTTTGATTCCCATGCCAGTTATGGCTCTTATCGTTCACAAGTATGGAAAAATTATTCATACACGTTTTACGGCAGCACAATCTGCCTTTAGCGAATTGAACAATTATACACTAGAATCTGTGCGTGGCGTCCGGGTAACACGTGCTTTTGTCCAAGAAAATCATGATCTCGAACGATTTTCTGGAATGACAGAAGAAGTGTTTCAAAAAAATAAAGCAGTCGCCAAAATGGAAGCATTCTTTGAACCTACCATCAAAGTATTAGTTGGAATTTCTTATACGATTGGGTTAGGTTACGGAGCATTAATGGTGTTTGAAAATCGGATTTCGCTTGGAGACCTGGTAGCTTTTAATGTGTATTTAGGAATGCTAATTTGGCCAATGTTTGCGATTGGTGAGTTAATTAACGTCATGCAACGTGGTAATGCTTCGATTGACCGTGTTGATAATGTACTCACACAACAATCCGATGTTCAGAATCCAACAAAACCAGCATTCGTTAAAGTACCTGAGGTAATTCATTTCAAAAATGTAATATTCACTTATCCTGGAGCAGTTGGAAGGCAATTAGACAACATTAATCTCACCATAAACCGAGGTGAAACAATTGGTATTGTTGGCAAGACAGGGGCGGGGAAAACTACACTTTTTAAACAGTTACTAAGGGAGTATGTGCCACCCAAAGGTAAACTCACTATTAACGATACCCCGATCAATCGTTTTACACTGGATACGACACGAAGCTGGATCGGATATGTGCCGCAAGAGCATGTCCTTTTCTCTAAAACAGTAAAAGAGAACCTTTTATTTGGATGTGGTGAGAAATCAATGGAAGAAATCAATCACATTTTAGAATCTGCATCTTTAAAAGATGATATTGAAGCTCTTCCGAAGGGATTAAAAACACTAGTTGGCGAAAGTGGTGTTACCTTATCTGGTGGTCAAAAACAAAGAGTATCCTTAGCCAGAGCGTTACTAATGGATCCTGAAATATTAATTTTAGACGATTCTTTATCCGCTGTAGATGGCAAAACAGAGGCAAATATCATCACTCATCTTAGAAAGGAACGCCAAGGAAAAACAACCTTAATTGCTGCTCACAGACTCTCAGCAGTTAAACATGCAGACCAAATTATCGTCTTAGAAGATGGGCAGATAACAGAGCGTGGTACACATGAAGAATTAATGCGCCATGATGGATGGTACAAAGAACAATTCAACATTCAGCAAATGGAAAGCGAGGTGAAGTAA